The proteins below are encoded in one region of Enhydrobacter sp.:
- a CDS encoding DUF488 domain-containing protein — MQQRIAARDIKLKRAYNPPSTGDGTRILIDRLWPRGVKKSDAAIDRWIKDIAPSTALRKWFGHDPARWQEFRRRYATEIRNHADQLAELRAAAHKGPVTLVFGARDELHNDAVVLRDVLLGR; from the coding sequence ATGCAACAAAGAATTGCGGCACGTGATATTAAGCTGAAGCGAGCGTATAACCCGCCTTCGACAGGGGACGGTACGCGGATACTGATCGATCGTCTGTGGCCGCGAGGGGTGAAAAAGTCGGATGCAGCCATCGATCGGTGGATCAAGGACATTGCTCCCAGTACGGCGCTGCGAAAGTGGTTCGGACACGATCCTGCACGCTGGCAGGAGTTTCGCCGCCGCTACGCGACCGAGATCCGCAATCATGCTGACCAGCTTGCAGAGCTGCGAGCTGCGGCACACAAAGGGCCGGTCACGCTCGTATTTGGCGCGCGTGACGAACTTCATAACGATGCGGTGGTGTTGAGGGATGTCCTCTTGGGGCGGTAA
- a CDS encoding transposase: MTAGSESEDGKAYRRRWAEEERGRIVAESFEHRASVSVVARRHNLNTNLLFTWCRRYGANVRASDDRAAFVPEVITNDASAQASAPTVAVPMAGRMENELPGGCRLIAGRDVDPVVLSRVIRALLHR; the protein is encoded by the coding sequence ATGACAGCAGGATCGGAGTCGGAGGACGGCAAGGCTTATCGTCGCCGATGGGCCGAGGAAGAGCGTGGGCGGATCGTGGCAGAGAGCTTCGAGCATCGGGCATCTGTGTCGGTCGTTGCCAGACGCCACAACCTCAATACGAACCTGCTGTTCACATGGTGCCGTCGGTACGGGGCTAATGTGAGGGCATCGGACGATCGGGCGGCATTTGTACCGGAGGTCATAACGAACGACGCGTCGGCCCAAGCTTCGGCACCGACAGTAGCTGTGCCGATGGCAGGCCGAATGGAGAACGAGCTGCCCGGCGGCTGTCGATTGATCGCTGGCCGTGACGTGGACCCGGTGGTGCTGAGCCGCGTGATCAGGGCATTGCTGCATCGATGA
- a CDS encoding universal stress protein has translation MSYKTVLVHCDASKSVSHRLVVAAELAQRFGARLVGLHVRRPFETSAFFDSGSATADFFRIYGEGVKADETKASAAFAKATKGKELAAEWRAVDGYVKGELAMQARYADLVVLGQAGKELTATPSDLPETIALTTGRPVLVVPFIGARTPGKIVLLCWNASREATRTAADALPFLKRAQKVIILVVNPTVSAEGHGAEPGADAAAWLARHGVKVRVQRDLAPDADVGGVILSRAADHDADLIVMGIYGHSRMREMVLGGASRTVLASMTVPVFMSH, from the coding sequence GTGAGCTACAAGACTGTTCTTGTTCATTGCGACGCCAGCAAATCGGTGTCGCATCGACTGGTCGTGGCGGCGGAGCTGGCGCAACGGTTCGGTGCGCGCCTTGTCGGCCTCCACGTTCGCCGGCCTTTTGAAACGTCCGCCTTCTTCGATAGTGGATCCGCTACGGCCGACTTCTTCAGGATTTACGGCGAAGGCGTGAAGGCCGACGAGACCAAGGCCTCGGCGGCTTTCGCCAAGGCCACCAAGGGCAAGGAACTGGCTGCAGAGTGGCGGGCGGTTGACGGCTATGTCAAAGGCGAACTTGCTATGCAGGCCCGCTACGCCGATCTCGTCGTGCTGGGGCAAGCCGGCAAAGAGCTGACGGCGACACCATCGGACCTCCCGGAAACCATAGCGCTCACGACCGGCAGGCCGGTGCTCGTAGTGCCGTTTATCGGCGCCAGGACGCCGGGCAAGATCGTTCTGCTGTGCTGGAACGCCAGCCGCGAAGCCACGCGTACCGCGGCCGATGCCCTGCCGTTCCTCAAGAGAGCGCAAAAGGTCATCATCCTGGTCGTCAATCCTACAGTTTCGGCAGAAGGCCACGGCGCCGAACCGGGCGCCGACGCGGCCGCCTGGCTCGCGCGCCATGGCGTCAAGGTCAGGGTCCAGCGCGATCTGGCGCCGGATGCCGATGTCGGCGGAGTGATCCTGTCGCGTGCCGCCGATCACGATGCCGACCTTATCGTGATGGGCATCTACGGCCACTCCCGGATGCGGGAAATGGTGCTCGGCGGCGCCAGCCGGACGGTGCTCGCCAGCATGACCGTTCCGGTCTTCATGTCTCACTAG
- a CDS encoding FABP family protein, protein MPEEILGPQKLGPLTPLVGEWEGDTGIDLSYHNKDDLTGETTYFEKAWFRPIPIQENGHQELWGLNYGMTAWRHGEEAMDPFHDEVGFLLWDKAHGEIMRAVVFGRGIAILAGSSAKLHDKILTFDAKPGATHYGVLQNKYLLERAEIRDFRSRFTINDDGTLSYTSDLLLKLAAAGGEMHHTDRNTLHRVKRYHPSAENG, encoded by the coding sequence ATGCCGGAGGAAATCCTTGGCCCACAGAAGCTGGGGCCGCTAACGCCACTGGTCGGCGAATGGGAAGGCGATACGGGGATCGATCTCTCGTACCACAACAAGGACGACCTGACAGGCGAGACCACATACTTCGAGAAAGCTTGGTTCAGGCCGATACCGATTCAGGAGAACGGGCACCAGGAATTGTGGGGCCTCAACTACGGTATGACGGCGTGGCGCCACGGCGAGGAAGCGATGGATCCCTTCCACGATGAGGTCGGCTTCCTGCTGTGGGACAAGGCCCACGGCGAAATCATGCGCGCGGTGGTGTTCGGGCGCGGCATCGCGATCCTCGCGGGCAGCAGCGCCAAATTGCACGATAAAATCCTGACATTCGACGCCAAGCCAGGGGCGACACACTACGGCGTGCTGCAGAACAAATATCTACTGGAACGCGCCGAAATCCGCGATTTCAGGAGCCGCTTCACAATCAACGACGACGGCACCTTAAGCTATACCTCCGACCTGCTCCTGAAGCTCGCCGCCGCCGGCGGGGAAATGCATCACACGGACAGGAACACCCTGCATCGCGTCAAGCGCTATCACCCCAGCGCCGAAAACGGCTGA
- a CDS encoding CBS domain-containing protein: MTMRRLRGDRARLLATMLPLAKSAGTSRRPRQGQPTSERSIHTTPTLTSRLSAREVVRLLRAEIESAKGQPELYFTISKEYLRKGDRAHHSDAPNHEPAFDFVIEHALLTIEPRRERDYWVLKVEVKTPVGRRSHYDDAGLLHKDLTLDEFEQELSVFGKRRIAVRLEAETLAARDHFKQWKLEMRTRHPVRAPKTRVAQRIFPSRKSERSELEPLPKSDAAHTPSRECETNGPQGGQELREIEKGMAMLVESMLPLAQKKLLTLPKNASLVEAGKLLAHKEANLVVICHRNGKLAGVIAKTDIVRELCGRRSLSRRNTANAMTRKVLSCHPKDYLADLWSNMKANGFKHIPIVDADSRPIGLAIARDVLELMIEEFEHEEQLLRDYVMCVGSR; this comes from the coding sequence ATGACGATGAGACGGCTCCGGGGTGACCGGGCGCGTCTTTTGGCGACCATGCTTCCATTGGCCAAGTCTGCCGGGACATCGCGGCGCCCCCGGCAAGGCCAACCGACAAGTGAGCGGAGCATTCATACAACCCCGACTCTCACCTCAAGACTATCCGCAAGAGAGGTCGTTCGTCTGCTGCGCGCAGAGATCGAATCCGCGAAGGGGCAACCCGAACTATATTTCACAATCTCGAAAGAGTATCTCAGGAAGGGCGATCGGGCGCACCATTCGGATGCCCCCAATCATGAGCCTGCATTCGATTTTGTTATCGAGCATGCGTTACTGACCATCGAGCCCCGCCGGGAGCGGGACTATTGGGTGCTTAAAGTAGAGGTAAAGACACCGGTCGGACGTCGTTCCCATTATGACGATGCGGGTTTATTGCACAAGGATTTGACGCTGGACGAATTTGAACAAGAGCTATCTGTCTTCGGTAAGAGACGAATTGCGGTGCGGCTTGAAGCGGAAACACTGGCGGCCCGAGACCATTTCAAGCAGTGGAAGTTGGAAATGCGTACGCGTCATCCGGTGCGTGCCCCGAAGACTAGAGTTGCTCAACGAATATTTCCCTCTAGGAAATCGGAAAGATCCGAATTGGAGCCGCTTCCGAAGAGCGACGCTGCACATACACCTTCTCGCGAATGCGAGACAAACGGCCCGCAGGGCGGCCAGGAATTGCGAGAGATAGAGAAAGGCATGGCCATGCTCGTGGAAAGTATGCTGCCGCTGGCACAAAAAAAATTACTGACGCTTCCAAAGAATGCCTCGCTCGTTGAAGCCGGCAAGCTTCTTGCCCACAAGGAGGCGAATCTCGTGGTCATATGCCATCGCAACGGGAAGCTGGCCGGCGTAATAGCTAAAACCGACATCGTCCGAGAATTGTGCGGTCGTCGAAGCCTCAGCCGTAGGAATACGGCCAACGCGATGACACGAAAGGTTCTATCCTGCCACCCAAAGGATTATTTGGCAGACCTTTGGTCAAACATGAAAGCAAACGGTTTCAAGCATATCCCGATCGTCGACGCGGACTCGCGGCCAATCGGCCTCGCCATCGCTCGGGACGTCCTTGAACTGATGATCGAGGAATTCGAGCACGAGGAGCAACTATTGCGTGATTATGTGATGTGCGTCGGCTCTCGTTAG
- a CDS encoding PAS domain S-box protein, producing MEPDIDRFYRTLVRDMPDGIIYADAEGQIGFWNKGAERIFGFSADEAIGKSLDIIIPESLRKRHWSGYREAVCSGKSRYGADDVLAVPALRKDGTHISVEFTILPFHDKTGRTLGMAAVLRDVTKRFEEMKALRAAAALKPLASVADKRLRRCHKDQEERS from the coding sequence ATGGAACCCGACATCGACCGGTTTTATCGGACGCTTGTACGCGACATGCCGGATGGGATCATCTATGCAGATGCCGAAGGCCAAATCGGCTTCTGGAATAAGGGCGCGGAGCGGATCTTCGGTTTCTCGGCTGACGAAGCCATCGGTAAGTCGCTCGACATCATCATCCCGGAAAGCCTTCGCAAGCGCCATTGGAGCGGTTATAGGGAGGCCGTATGCAGCGGCAAATCTCGTTACGGCGCGGATGATGTACTAGCCGTTCCAGCATTGCGTAAGGACGGTACACATATCTCAGTAGAGTTCACCATCTTGCCATTCCACGATAAAACTGGCCGCACGCTGGGTATGGCGGCGGTGTTGCGTGACGTCACAAAGCGGTTCGAGGAGATGAAAGCTTTGCGAGCCGCGGCGGCCCTGAAGCCCCTGGCCTCGGTAGCGGATAAGCGCCTACGCCGCTGCCACAAAGACCAAGAGGAGCGATCATGA